A single region of the Nicotiana sylvestris chromosome 6, ASM39365v2, whole genome shotgun sequence genome encodes:
- the LOC104234220 gene encoding calmodulin-like protein 8 has protein sequence MGDILNQEQIVELQEAFSLFDRDGDGCITVEELATVIRSLDQNPTKEELQDMITEVDSDGNGTIEFTEFLNLMAKKMKDTDAEEELKEAFKVFDKDQNGYISANELRHVMINLGEKLTDEEVEQMIKEADLDGDGQVNFDEFVKMMMNVG, from the exons ATGGGAGATATATTGAACCAAGAACAAATTGTTGAATTGCAAGAAGCTTTCAGTCTATTTGACAGAGATGGAGATG GTTGCATTACAGTCGAAGAATTAGCGACAGTAATAAGGTCACTAGATCAAAATCCAACAAAGGAAGAGCTGCAGGATATGATCACTGAAGTTGATTCAGATGGGAATGGAACCATTGAATTCACTGAATTCCTGAACCTTATGGCCAAGAAAATGAAG GACACTGATGCTGAGGAAGAACTTAAAGAGGCTTTCAAGGTGTTCGACAAAGATCAAAATGGTTATATATCTGCTAACGAG CTGAGGCATGTAATGATCAATTTAGGGGAGAAACTAACAGATGAAGAGGTCGAGCAGATGATTAAAGAAGCAGATTTGGATGGTGATGGTCAAGTCAACTTTGATGAATTTGTGAAAATGATGATGAACGTCGGATAG